In a single window of the Biomphalaria glabrata chromosome 13, xgBioGlab47.1, whole genome shotgun sequence genome:
- the LOC106073773 gene encoding uncharacterized protein LOC106073773 isoform X1, producing the protein MDESVRENYEQCAKCLTTTVIWATQTINRYYSFLHLMVLVGVLMAFSIIGGYVFQQIEATHEKTNAEAILTKRGTVLDSATNKKDGSSQDKGSELTILQYEGNFIKAIQNGVVLVNGEAQTLWSFGGSVYFCMTTYTLLGYGNLAPKSNLGRVIAIVYSGFCIPIAALIIGDIGEIILQMLEFTWRIIARWNTRRLEKKEKDTTGNNVYHQKTKSKWSKARRKNVRISGQLLRENKIVKNKLPKIDPIEPNLQSNCREFCPVNSVSFLEKSIANTSKRSSSEHSMESIDEHSVKRISEHSVKRIAEHSVKRIAEHSVKRISEHSPQRTSSEMEKNSKTNRKHCSNVPVLISLAVYAFRKTDIWINNVFSLLRTNCVSCPVLNISQPSHVSLPGHHLWKKADEISCPRDTVAILPPGSFIPRCTDKDSMLRIACPKAKLISENRTSNKHESLHKWLTSRDLIPKTSQHVSSENWTYVIKQSKDGQENSINPKTIGPGIVLDENPHESKLLDSNNKTYLQSVLHKCTVHRLQHKHTSQREENNAPNVNENLISNTNIAKLPSVREYLRSQWSRYWLASPLRWFFVMKVIKDRLFASRKHKQDKCLSKNRQAETDKNNCADLWEDPAMVDYAMFGLDDMSKKALIETADLPQSTVPILMTTVMGFVYIGGGSIALSVMSDQLSFFDCFWFMFISTLTVGYGDVVPADQELMIFFLLYIFICLSLMSNVINEISQFFNANVAKLRDIGHDAVGIIKARKEIEIKRAKSSHARRHWKIVRDRVKRGKIPKRLIKESRMYKSLLLAQEREHMRWAFKIYFKHLCDLQMQAKQQEEIKPPEEQPQEPVSKPEGESEAEETSPEEESSSTEEESVSSDEEEPPPTSTLVDMPSDLEQPSAEEQEEPLLITTQHEEDEEALKKLTRWQRFKRFVKRQYHKSKNFTKKVYLKIKNSKLFRRKKKEVPEEEEEEKPQKKKTFYFT; encoded by the exons TATAATTGGTGGCTACGTGTTCCAACAGATTGAAGCTACCCATGAAAAGACCAACGCGGAGGCTATACTCACCAAACGTGGAACA GTGTTGGACTCCGCCACCAACAAGAAAGATGGATCCTCACAGGACAAAGGGAGTGAGCTCACAATTCTGCAGTACGAAGGCAACTTTATTAAAGCCATTCAGAACGGGGTTGTCCTCGTCAATGGAGAGGCTCAGACTCTGTGGTCATTCGGGGGGTCAGTGTACTTTTGCATGACCACTTACACACTTCTAG GTTATGGTAACCTGGCACCAAAGAGTAATCTTGGTCGCGTCATTGCCATCGTGTACAGTGGTTTCTGCATTCCAATAGCTGCCCTGATTATTGGCGACATTGGTGAGATCATCCTCCAGATGCTCGAATTTACCTGGAGAATTATTGCAAG ATGGAACACAAGacgattagaaaaaaaagagaaagacacaACTGGCAACAACGTTTACCACCAAAAGACGAAATCAAAATGGTCGAAAGCCCGCAGGAAAAATGTTCGCATATCTGGCCAACTCCTCCGAGAAAATAAGATTGTGAAAAATAAATTGCCAAAGATCGACCCAATCGAACCGAACTTACAGTCCAATTGTCGGGAGTTTTGTCCGGTGAACAGTGTCAGCTTTCTGGAGAAAAGTATCGCGAATACTTCAAAAAGAAGTAGTTCTGAACATTCAATGGAAAGTATCGATGAACATTCAGTGAAGCGTATCTCTGAACATTCAGTAAAGCGTATCGCTGAACATTCAGTGAAGCGTATCGCTGAACATTCAGTGAAGCGTATCTCTGAACATTCTCCACAGAGGACCTCATCAGAGATGGAGAAAAACTCCAAGACAAATAGAAAGCATTGCAGCAATGTGCCAGTTCTAATTAGCCTAGCGGTCTACGCCTTCAGAAAAACAGACATTTGGATAAATAATGTTTTCAGCCTGTTGCGAACAAACTGCGTGAGTTGTCCCGTCCTCAACATTAGCCAGCCCAGTCACGTGTCTTTACCAGGCCATCATTTATGGAAGAAGGCAGACGAGATATCATGTCCTCGTGACACTGTAGCGATACTGCCGCCAGGGTCATTTATACCGCGGTGTACTGATAAGGACTCAATGCTCCGTATCGCATGCCCTAAGGCTAAACTAATTAGCGAAAATCGCACTTCAAATAAACATGAAAGTCTACATAAGTGGCTAACTAGTAGAGACCTAATTCCGAAAACGTCACAACATGTTAGCTCGGAAAACTGGACGTATGTAATAAAGCAATCTAAAGACGGTCAAGAAAACAGCATCAACCCTAAGACGATTGGACCTGGCATTGTCTTAGATGAGAATCCGCACGAAAGTAAATTATTAGAtagtaacaataaaacatatCTGCAAAGTGTTCTCCACAAATGCACGGTGCATCGCTTGCAGCATAAACACACCAGCCAAAGGGAGGAAAATAATGCTCCAAACGTCAATGAAAATCTCATTTCCAATACTAACATAGCAAAATTGCCGTCAGTCCGAGAGTATTTAAGAAGTCAGTGGTCTCGTTACTGGCTCGCATCTCCTTTGAGGTGGTTTTTCGTCATGAAGGTTATCAAAGATCGTCTTTTTGCTTCTCGAAAACATAAACAGGACAaatgtctttctaaaaatagacaGGCGGAGACCGACAAAAATAATTGCGCCGATCTTTGGGAAGACCCCGCAATGGTCGATTATGCCATGTTCGGCTTAGATGACATGTCCAAAAAAGCCTTGATAGAAACTGCGGATCTTCCACAATCTACAGTGCCTATTCTAATGACCACCGTCATGGGCTTCGTATACATTGGCGGCGGGTCAATTGCGTTGAGTGTGATGTCAGACCAGCTCAGTTTCTTTGACTGCTTCTGGTTCATGTTCATCTCAACCCTGACTGTCGGCTACGGCGACGTGGTTCCCGCCGACCAAGAGTTAATGATCTTCTTTCTCCTCTACATCTTCATATGCCTGAGCTTGATGTCGAACGTGATTAACGAGATCTCGCAGTTCTTCAACGCCAACGTAGCCAAACTCAGAGACATCGGCCACGACGCGGTGGGAATCATCAAGGCGAGGAAGGAGATAGAGATCAAGAGAGCGAAGTCGAGTCACGCCAGGAGACACTGGAAGATTGTCAGAGACCGTGTCAAAAGGGGCAAAATCCCAAAGCGTTTGATAAAAGAGTCCAGAATGTACAAGTCATTGCTACTAGCCCAAGAGCGCGAGCACATgagatgggcttttaagatctACTTTAAGCACCTTTGTGATCTTCAAATGCAGGCAAAGCAACAAGAGGAGATTAAACCTCCTGAAGAACAGCCTCAAGAACCTGTTTCCAAGCCCGAAGGTGAATCCGAAGCAGAAGAGACATCTCCAGAAGAGGAATCTTCTTCAACAGAAGAGGAATCCGTTTCATCTGATGAAGAAGAGCCCCCCCCCACCTCGACATTAGTTGACATGCCTTCGGATTTAGAGCAGCCGTCTGCAGAAGAACAAGAAGAACCTTTATTAATCACCACACAACATGAAGAGGATGAAGAAGCCCTAAAGAAACTCACTCGCTGGCAAAGGTTTAAGCGCTTTGTGAAGCGACAATATCACAAGAGCAAGAATTTCACAAAGAAGGTTTACCTCAAGATAAAGAATTCCAAACTGTTCCGGAGGAAGAAGAAGGAAGTccctgaagaagaagaagaagagaaaccccaaaagaagaaaacattCTATTTTACATAA
- the LOC106073773 gene encoding uncharacterized protein LOC106073773 isoform X2, with protein sequence MCKMFDYDGHLGHPDNQQILLISSLDGLSRSTHGIQIEATHEKTNAEAILTKRGTVLDSATNKKDGSSQDKGSELTILQYEGNFIKAIQNGVVLVNGEAQTLWSFGGSVYFCMTTYTLLGYGNLAPKSNLGRVIAIVYSGFCIPIAALIIGDIGEIILQMLEFTWRIIARWNTRRLEKKEKDTTGNNVYHQKTKSKWSKARRKNVRISGQLLRENKIVKNKLPKIDPIEPNLQSNCREFCPVNSVSFLEKSIANTSKRSSSEHSMESIDEHSVKRISEHSVKRIAEHSVKRIAEHSVKRISEHSPQRTSSEMEKNSKTNRKHCSNVPVLISLAVYAFRKTDIWINNVFSLLRTNCVSCPVLNISQPSHVSLPGHHLWKKADEISCPRDTVAILPPGSFIPRCTDKDSMLRIACPKAKLISENRTSNKHESLHKWLTSRDLIPKTSQHVSSENWTYVIKQSKDGQENSINPKTIGPGIVLDENPHESKLLDSNNKTYLQSVLHKCTVHRLQHKHTSQREENNAPNVNENLISNTNIAKLPSVREYLRSQWSRYWLASPLRWFFVMKVIKDRLFASRKHKQDKCLSKNRQAETDKNNCADLWEDPAMVDYAMFGLDDMSKKALIETADLPQSTVPILMTTVMGFVYIGGGSIALSVMSDQLSFFDCFWFMFISTLTVGYGDVVPADQELMIFFLLYIFICLSLMSNVINEISQFFNANVAKLRDIGHDAVGIIKARKEIEIKRAKSSHARRHWKIVRDRVKRGKIPKRLIKESRMYKSLLLAQEREHMRWAFKIYFKHLCDLQMQAKQQEEIKPPEEQPQEPVSKPEGESEAEETSPEEESSSTEEESVSSDEEEPPPTSTLVDMPSDLEQPSAEEQEEPLLITTQHEEDEEALKKLTRWQRFKRFVKRQYHKSKNFTKKVYLKIKNSKLFRRKKKEVPEEEEEEKPQKKKTFYFT encoded by the exons ATTGAAGCTACCCATGAAAAGACCAACGCGGAGGCTATACTCACCAAACGTGGAACA GTGTTGGACTCCGCCACCAACAAGAAAGATGGATCCTCACAGGACAAAGGGAGTGAGCTCACAATTCTGCAGTACGAAGGCAACTTTATTAAAGCCATTCAGAACGGGGTTGTCCTCGTCAATGGAGAGGCTCAGACTCTGTGGTCATTCGGGGGGTCAGTGTACTTTTGCATGACCACTTACACACTTCTAG GTTATGGTAACCTGGCACCAAAGAGTAATCTTGGTCGCGTCATTGCCATCGTGTACAGTGGTTTCTGCATTCCAATAGCTGCCCTGATTATTGGCGACATTGGTGAGATCATCCTCCAGATGCTCGAATTTACCTGGAGAATTATTGCAAG ATGGAACACAAGacgattagaaaaaaaagagaaagacacaACTGGCAACAACGTTTACCACCAAAAGACGAAATCAAAATGGTCGAAAGCCCGCAGGAAAAATGTTCGCATATCTGGCCAACTCCTCCGAGAAAATAAGATTGTGAAAAATAAATTGCCAAAGATCGACCCAATCGAACCGAACTTACAGTCCAATTGTCGGGAGTTTTGTCCGGTGAACAGTGTCAGCTTTCTGGAGAAAAGTATCGCGAATACTTCAAAAAGAAGTAGTTCTGAACATTCAATGGAAAGTATCGATGAACATTCAGTGAAGCGTATCTCTGAACATTCAGTAAAGCGTATCGCTGAACATTCAGTGAAGCGTATCGCTGAACATTCAGTGAAGCGTATCTCTGAACATTCTCCACAGAGGACCTCATCAGAGATGGAGAAAAACTCCAAGACAAATAGAAAGCATTGCAGCAATGTGCCAGTTCTAATTAGCCTAGCGGTCTACGCCTTCAGAAAAACAGACATTTGGATAAATAATGTTTTCAGCCTGTTGCGAACAAACTGCGTGAGTTGTCCCGTCCTCAACATTAGCCAGCCCAGTCACGTGTCTTTACCAGGCCATCATTTATGGAAGAAGGCAGACGAGATATCATGTCCTCGTGACACTGTAGCGATACTGCCGCCAGGGTCATTTATACCGCGGTGTACTGATAAGGACTCAATGCTCCGTATCGCATGCCCTAAGGCTAAACTAATTAGCGAAAATCGCACTTCAAATAAACATGAAAGTCTACATAAGTGGCTAACTAGTAGAGACCTAATTCCGAAAACGTCACAACATGTTAGCTCGGAAAACTGGACGTATGTAATAAAGCAATCTAAAGACGGTCAAGAAAACAGCATCAACCCTAAGACGATTGGACCTGGCATTGTCTTAGATGAGAATCCGCACGAAAGTAAATTATTAGAtagtaacaataaaacatatCTGCAAAGTGTTCTCCACAAATGCACGGTGCATCGCTTGCAGCATAAACACACCAGCCAAAGGGAGGAAAATAATGCTCCAAACGTCAATGAAAATCTCATTTCCAATACTAACATAGCAAAATTGCCGTCAGTCCGAGAGTATTTAAGAAGTCAGTGGTCTCGTTACTGGCTCGCATCTCCTTTGAGGTGGTTTTTCGTCATGAAGGTTATCAAAGATCGTCTTTTTGCTTCTCGAAAACATAAACAGGACAaatgtctttctaaaaatagacaGGCGGAGACCGACAAAAATAATTGCGCCGATCTTTGGGAAGACCCCGCAATGGTCGATTATGCCATGTTCGGCTTAGATGACATGTCCAAAAAAGCCTTGATAGAAACTGCGGATCTTCCACAATCTACAGTGCCTATTCTAATGACCACCGTCATGGGCTTCGTATACATTGGCGGCGGGTCAATTGCGTTGAGTGTGATGTCAGACCAGCTCAGTTTCTTTGACTGCTTCTGGTTCATGTTCATCTCAACCCTGACTGTCGGCTACGGCGACGTGGTTCCCGCCGACCAAGAGTTAATGATCTTCTTTCTCCTCTACATCTTCATATGCCTGAGCTTGATGTCGAACGTGATTAACGAGATCTCGCAGTTCTTCAACGCCAACGTAGCCAAACTCAGAGACATCGGCCACGACGCGGTGGGAATCATCAAGGCGAGGAAGGAGATAGAGATCAAGAGAGCGAAGTCGAGTCACGCCAGGAGACACTGGAAGATTGTCAGAGACCGTGTCAAAAGGGGCAAAATCCCAAAGCGTTTGATAAAAGAGTCCAGAATGTACAAGTCATTGCTACTAGCCCAAGAGCGCGAGCACATgagatgggcttttaagatctACTTTAAGCACCTTTGTGATCTTCAAATGCAGGCAAAGCAACAAGAGGAGATTAAACCTCCTGAAGAACAGCCTCAAGAACCTGTTTCCAAGCCCGAAGGTGAATCCGAAGCAGAAGAGACATCTCCAGAAGAGGAATCTTCTTCAACAGAAGAGGAATCCGTTTCATCTGATGAAGAAGAGCCCCCCCCCACCTCGACATTAGTTGACATGCCTTCGGATTTAGAGCAGCCGTCTGCAGAAGAACAAGAAGAACCTTTATTAATCACCACACAACATGAAGAGGATGAAGAAGCCCTAAAGAAACTCACTCGCTGGCAAAGGTTTAAGCGCTTTGTGAAGCGACAATATCACAAGAGCAAGAATTTCACAAAGAAGGTTTACCTCAAGATAAAGAATTCCAAACTGTTCCGGAGGAAGAAGAAGGAAGTccctgaagaagaagaagaagagaaaccccaaaagaagaaaacattCTATTTTACATAA